The region AAGGAACTGTTCGCCCACGCCATCCATAACGAGAGCGACCGGAAGTACAATAAATTCATCCGCGTGAATTGCGCCGCCTTGAGCGAATCCCTGCTGGAGAGCGAATTGTTCGGCTATGAGGAAGGAGCCTTCTCCGGGGCGAAACGGGGAGGAAAGAAGGGCCTGTTTGAAGAGGCGGACAACGGAAGCCTCTTTTTGGACGAAATCGGCGAGCTCTCCGCCAAGATGCAGGTAAAGCTGCTGCGGGTTTTGCAGGAGAAGGAAATCATCCGGGTCGGGGGCACGGAGCCGATCCCGGTCAACGTGCGAATTATCGCGGCAACGAACCGGAACCTGGAAAGGGAGATCGCCGCGGGAAAATTCCGGGAAGATTTGTATTACCGATTGAACCGGATCCCGATTCACATCGCCCCTTTGCGCCAGCGGAAGGAAGACATCCCCCCTTTGTGCGCGCACCTGATCCGGAAAATCAATCACGATTACGGCCGCAGCGTGGAAGGGATCTCTCCTTCGGCGCTGAAAAAACTGGAAAGCTACGATTGGCCGGGAAACGTCCGGGAGTTGGAAAACATCCTCGGGCGGGCGATCATCTTTATGGGCAAACATGAAAGGATCATCGAAGAGCATCATTTGCCGGATTTTTTGGAAAACCGGCCCACCCTGCAAAAGGAATCCTTTCCCGGGTTTCCTCCCGGGACGGGAAGAAGCCTTTCCGAGCTGCTCGACAGCTATGAAAGGGAAATTATCCGGAGCACCCTGGCCAAAAATAAGGGAAATAAGACAAAAACGGCGAAGGAGTTGGGATTGTCCATCCGAAATTTGTATTATAAGCTGGAAAAACATTCGATTCTGTAGAATTTGCATGCAATTTTTTTCCAACCTTGCAAGATCCTTCATGATTTTTAAAAGTATAAAATGTAAAGCGTTTACATTTTTCCCTTTGGCATGATAATTGCATCTAAATTCCTGGGTGGAAGTGGAAGATCGACGGAATGGGAGTGGAGGACATGGACATGGAAATCTTTAAATACATGGAAAAGTACGATTATGAGGAGCTGCATCTGTGCTACGATCAAGCGTCGGGTTTGAAGGCGGTCATCGCGATCCACGATACCACCCTGGGGCCGGCCCTCGGCGGGGCGAGGATGTGGACTTATGAGACCGAGGAGGCGGCGATTGAAGACGCCCTCCGCCTGGCGAGGGGAATGACGTATAAAAACGCGGCGGCCGGCTTGAATTTGGGCGGCGGGAAAACGGTCATCATCGGCGATCCGCGGACGGAGAAAAGCGAAGCCAAGTTCCGCGCCCTCGGCAGGTACATCCAGGGGTTGAACGGCCGTTACATCACCGCGGAAGACGTCGGGACGACGGTGGAAGACATGGATATCATTTATCAGGAGACGGATTATGTGACGGGCGTCTCTCCCGCTTTCGGTTCATCGGGAAATCCGTCGCCGGCAACCGCCTACGGGGTGTACAAAGGCATGAAGGCCTGCGCCAAAGAATATTTCGGAAACGAATCCCTCGCCGGGCGGACGATCGCCGTTCAGGGTGCGGGAAGCGTCGCCTTCCACCTTTGCCGGCACTTGCATGAAGAGGGGGCGAACCTCATCGTGACGGACATTGAGCCGGACAAGGTAAAACGGGCGGTGGAGGCATACGGCGCCAAAGCCGTCGACCCCGAAGACATCTACGAGACGGAATGCGACATTTTCGCCCCGTGCGCGCTGGGCGCGGTCATCAATGAGGAAACCATCCCGAAATTGAAGGCGAAGATCATTGCCGGTTCCGCCAACAACCAGCTGAAGGATGAGAAACACGGGGAAATCCTTCACGAAAGGGGCATCCTTTACGCCCCCGATTATGTGATCAACGCGGGAGGCGTGATCAACGTCGCCGACGAATTATACGGTTACAACCGGGAACGGGCGATGAAAAAAGTGGAACAGATTTATCACAACCTGCAAAAGGTTTTCGAAATCGCCAGGCGGGACCGGATCCCCACCTACTTGGCCGCCGACCGGATGGCGGAGGAACGGATTAAGGAAATCCGGCAGACGCGGAGTACGTTTTTGCCGAATGAAAAACACGCATTAAGCCGGCGAATGAGATAAGCGGGAGGGATTTCCCTCCCCCGGCTGATGGAGGTGCAAAATGGCAAAGGAATACGATCTGGTCATCATCGGCGGGGGCACCGGCGGCTATGTGGCGGCGATCCGGGCCTCCCAATTGGGCTTGAAAACGGCCGTCGTGGAGAAGGAGGCCCTGGGAGGCACCTGCCTGCACCGGGGCTGCATCCCGACCAAGGTTTTGTTGAAGAGCGCCGAGATCTATCAAACGGTGAAAAACAGCGAAAATTACGGGATTATAGGCGGTCCGGCCACGATAAATTTTTCGAAAATTCAGGAAAGAAAGTCATCGATTGTGGAAAAATTGCATCAGGGCGTCCAATATTTGCTGAAGAAAGGAAAAATTGACGTCTATTACGGGACCGGACGGCTTTTGGGCCCCTCCATATTTTCTCCGCTGGCGGGAGGTTCCGTTTCCGTGGAATTGAACGTGGGGAAAGAAAATGAGATCCTGCTTCCGAAAAACATCATCCTCGCCACGGGATCCCGGCCGAAAACCCTCCCGGGGCTGAACGTCGATGGGGTGACGGTCTTCACCTCGGATGATGCGCTGATGATGAAGGAACTTCCGGAATCGGTGATCATCGTCGGCGGCGGGGTGATCGGCATCGAATGGGCATCGATGCTCGCCGATTTCGGCGTGGGCGTTACGGTCATCGAATACGAAAAACGGATCCTGCCGTCCGAAGACGGCGAGATCGCGGCGGAGATGGAAAAGGCCTTGCGGAAAAAGGGGGTTGAAATCGCCACCGGGGCGAAGGTGCTGACGGAAACCGCCGCCGCAGGGGAAAAGGGGATTTCCGTGGAGGCGGAAACGGAAGGGGGAAGGAGGATATTCACGGCGGAGAAAATGCTCGTCTCCGTCGGAAGGGAAGCGAACACGGAAGGGATCGGCCTGGAAAATACGGATATTGAAACCGACCGGGGCTTCATTCGCGTCAATGAATATTATCAGACGAAGGAATCCCATATTTATGCCGTCGGCGACGTGATCGGCGGGTTGCAGCTGGCCCATGCGGCGGCAAGGGAAGGGACGATCGCCGTGGAACATATCGCGGGTTTGCGTCCGGATCCCCTCGCCTACGAAAATGTTCCGCGCTGCGTCTATTCCCGGCCGGAAGTCGCCTCCGTCGGTTTGTCGGAGGAGGAGGCGAGGGCGAAGGGATATTCGGTGAAGATCGGAAGATTTCCCTTCCAGGCGGTCGGAAAGGCGCTCATCAACGGCGACGGGGAAGGGTTCATCAAGATCATCGCCGATGAAAAAACCGATGATCTCTTGGGGATTCACATGATCGGCGCCCATGTGACCGATTTGATTGCCGAGGGGAGCCTCGCCAAGTTTTTGGATGCCGTCCCTTGGGAGATCGCCCAGGCCGTGCATCCCCATCCGACGCTGTCGGAGATCTTTTCGGAGGCGGCTCTCGCGGTCGACGGAAAGGCGATCCATATTTGATGAGGGAAGAAGGGGGAGATTTTATGGTCAATCGGCACGAAGCGCTCGGTTTGAGCGACGAGACGGTATTGGAAATGTACAGGACGATGCTTTTGGCGCGGAGATTGGATGAGCGGATGTGGCTGTTGAACCGTTCCGGGAAAATTCCTTTCGTCATCTCCTGCCAAGGGCAGGAAGCTGCCCAGGTGGGGGCGGCCTTCGCCTTGGACCGGACGAAGGATTATGTGCTGCCCTATTACCGGGATGTGGGGCTGGTACTGGCCTTCGGGATGACGGCGAGGGAACTGATGCTGGCGTCCTTTGCCAGGGCGGAAGATCCGAATTCCGGCGGGAGGCAAATGCCCGGCCATTTCGGGATGAAGAAAAACCGGATCGTCACCGGTTCCTCCCCGGTCACGACCCAGGTTCCCCATGCGGTCGGTTTTGCCTTGGCGGCGAAACTGGAGAAAAAGGATTTTGTCGCCTTGGTCACTTTCGGTGAAGGATCGTCCAACCAGGGGGATTTCCACGAAGGCGCCAATTTCGCCGGCGTCCACAAGCTGCCCGTCATCTTCCTTTGCGAAAACAACCAATATGCCATCTCCGTACCGCTGAAGAAACAACTGGCTTGTGAAAGGGTTTCCGACCGGGCCGCCGGCTACGGAATGCCCGGATTCACCGTGGACGGGAATGATCCCTTGGAGGTGTATGAGGCCGTCAAGGCGGCGGCCGACCGGGCGCGGAAGGGAGAAGGGCCCACCTTGATCGAGGCCGTCACCATCCGGCTGACGTCCCATTCCAGCGATGATGACGACC is a window of Caldibacillus debilis DSM 16016 DNA encoding:
- a CDS encoding Glu/Leu/Phe/Val family dehydrogenase, which produces MEIFKYMEKYDYEELHLCYDQASGLKAVIAIHDTTLGPALGGARMWTYETEEAAIEDALRLARGMTYKNAAAGLNLGGGKTVIIGDPRTEKSEAKFRALGRYIQGLNGRYITAEDVGTTVEDMDIIYQETDYVTGVSPAFGSSGNPSPATAYGVYKGMKACAKEYFGNESLAGRTIAVQGAGSVAFHLCRHLHEEGANLIVTDIEPDKVKRAVEAYGAKAVDPEDIYETECDIFAPCALGAVINEETIPKLKAKIIAGSANNQLKDEKHGEILHERGILYAPDYVINAGGVINVADELYGYNRERAMKKVEQIYHNLQKVFEIARRDRIPTYLAADRMAEERIKEIRQTRSTFLPNEKHALSRRMR
- the lpdA gene encoding dihydrolipoyl dehydrogenase, which encodes MAKEYDLVIIGGGTGGYVAAIRASQLGLKTAVVEKEALGGTCLHRGCIPTKVLLKSAEIYQTVKNSENYGIIGGPATINFSKIQERKSSIVEKLHQGVQYLLKKGKIDVYYGTGRLLGPSIFSPLAGGSVSVELNVGKENEILLPKNIILATGSRPKTLPGLNVDGVTVFTSDDALMMKELPESVIIVGGGVIGIEWASMLADFGVGVTVIEYEKRILPSEDGEIAAEMEKALRKKGVEIATGAKVLTETAAAGEKGISVEAETEGGRRIFTAEKMLVSVGREANTEGIGLENTDIETDRGFIRVNEYYQTKESHIYAVGDVIGGLQLAHAAAREGTIAVEHIAGLRPDPLAYENVPRCVYSRPEVASVGLSEEEARAKGYSVKIGRFPFQAVGKALINGDGEGFIKIIADEKTDDLLGIHMIGAHVTDLIAEGSLAKFLDAVPWEIAQAVHPHPTLSEIFSEAALAVDGKAIHI
- a CDS encoding thiamine pyrophosphate-dependent dehydrogenase E1 component subunit alpha: MVNRHEALGLSDETVLEMYRTMLLARRLDERMWLLNRSGKIPFVISCQGQEAAQVGAAFALDRTKDYVLPYYRDVGLVLAFGMTARELMLASFARAEDPNSGGRQMPGHFGMKKNRIVTGSSPVTTQVPHAVGFALAAKLEKKDFVALVTFGEGSSNQGDFHEGANFAGVHKLPVIFLCENNQYAISVPLKKQLACERVSDRAAGYGMPGFTVDGNDPLEVYEAVKAAADRARKGEGPTLIEAVTIRLTSHSSDDDDRAYRDPEEAKKAREKDPIPRFARYLKETKVLTEEKDKKIQEEIMGIVDDATEYAEKAPYANPEDALKYVYAE